Proteins from a genomic interval of Parvularculales bacterium:
- a CDS encoding periplasmic heavy metal sensor: protein LMSSIPADVRRDIRRSLKDARPAIRATMRQAGEQRQVLAIALAITPYDSMAVGQAFDNMVESYEELIPPARRIFLSAIEKLDDEDRLKASEALANMDFHKRRGWPRHWRREW from the coding sequence TCTTATGTCGTCCATACCTGCCGATGTGCGTAGGGATATTCGCCGAAGCCTGAAAGACGCACGGCCCGCGATCAGGGCGACGATGAGACAGGCCGGTGAGCAGCGTCAGGTGTTGGCGATCGCTCTCGCCATAACGCCGTATGATTCAATGGCGGTGGGTCAGGCATTTGATAATATGGTTGAAAGTTATGAAGAACTGATACCGCCTGCCCGCAGAATTTTTCTCTCGGCCATAGAAAAACTGGATGATGAAGATCGCCTTAAAGCCTCTGAAGCGCTGGCCAATATGGATTTCCATAAGCGACGCGGTTGGCCTCGTCATTGGCGAAGGGAATGGTAA